A window of the Vibrio ostreae genome harbors these coding sequences:
- the frr gene encoding ribosome recycling factor produces the protein MINEIKQDAQERMDKSVEALKNNLSKVRTGRAHPSLLSGISVEYYGAPTPLNQIANVVAEDARTLAITVFDKELTPKVEKAILMSDLGLNPMSAGTVIRVPLPPLTEERRRDLVKIVRGEAEGGRVAVRNIRRDANADLKGLLKEKEISEDEDRKAQDEIQKLTDAAVKRIDEVLAAKEKELMEV, from the coding sequence GTGATTAATGAGATCAAACAAGACGCTCAAGAGCGTATGGACAAAAGTGTAGAAGCACTAAAGAACAACCTGAGTAAGGTTCGTACTGGCCGTGCGCACCCAAGCCTGCTATCTGGCATCTCAGTTGAGTACTACGGTGCGCCAACGCCTCTTAACCAAATTGCTAACGTCGTAGCAGAAGATGCTCGTACTCTGGCCATCACCGTATTCGACAAAGAGCTGACGCCAAAAGTCGAAAAAGCGATCCTGATGTCTGACCTGGGGCTGAACCCAATGTCAGCGGGTACGGTAATCCGTGTACCACTGCCACCACTGACGGAAGAGCGTCGTCGTGACCTGGTTAAAATCGTACGTGGTGAAGCTGAAGGCGGTCGTGTTGCTGTTCGTAACATCCGTCGTGACGCGAACGCGGATCTGAAAGGCCTGCTGAAAGAGAAAGAAATCTCTGAAGATGAAGATCGTAAAGCGCAGGACGAAATTCAGAAACTGACTGATGCTGCTGTTAAACGCATTGATGAAGTGCTGGCAGCAAAAGAAAAAGAATTGATGGAAGTATAA
- the uppS gene encoding polyprenyl diphosphate synthase, with amino-acid sequence MQNSQLSSDVLPQHIAIIMDGNGRWAKAQGKPRVFGHKSGVSAVRKTISTAAKLGIKAVTLFAFSSENWRRPEEEVGVLMELFITVLSTEVKKLHKNNLRLRIIGDTRRFSERLQKKIAQAEALTANNTGLVVNIAANYGGKWDITQATREIARKVACGEVDPSQIDEAMITQHLTMADIPEVDLLIRTSGECRISNFMLWQLAYAEMYFTPQYWPEFGEESLIEAVTWFVNRERRFGCTGEQVKALMES; translated from the coding sequence ATGCAAAATTCGCAACTCTCTTCAGATGTTTTACCTCAGCACATTGCAATCATTATGGATGGCAACGGGCGCTGGGCGAAAGCGCAAGGTAAACCTCGAGTCTTCGGCCATAAAAGTGGCGTCTCAGCTGTTCGAAAAACCATCTCTACTGCAGCGAAACTAGGCATCAAAGCGGTTACCCTCTTTGCATTCAGCAGCGAGAACTGGCGTCGTCCTGAAGAAGAGGTCGGTGTGCTAATGGAGCTGTTCATCACAGTTCTGTCGACCGAAGTCAAAAAACTGCACAAGAATAACCTGCGTCTCCGTATCATCGGCGACACCCGTCGTTTTAGTGAGCGACTGCAGAAAAAAATTGCCCAGGCGGAAGCCCTGACCGCCAATAACACCGGTTTGGTCGTTAACATTGCCGCGAACTATGGCGGTAAGTGGGACATTACTCAGGCCACACGTGAAATCGCCCGTAAAGTCGCATGCGGTGAAGTGGATCCATCTCAGATTGATGAAGCCATGATTACCCAGCATCTGACCATGGCCGATATTCCGGAAGTGGACCTGTTGATCCGCACCAGTGGCGAATGCCGCATCAGCAACTTTATGTTGTGGCAACTGGCGTATGCAGAAATGTATTTCACGCCGCAATACTGGCCTGAATTTGGTGAAGAGAGTTTAATTGAAGCAGTGACCTGGTTTGTGAACCGCGAGCGCCGATTCGGCTGCACCGGTGAGCAGGTTAAGGCACTGATGGAATCATAG
- a CDS encoding phosphatidate cytidylyltransferase: MKQRIITALILAPLVIAGIVYLPLAWFVAALAVVTLLGFWEWTQFVEHSSRYAALLPAVIVGGASFFIISPAAAELREPSSLHYAVMLIGSFWWLYASFLAVTYPQSRNRWEGCNVSRHAFGLLTLLPFFWSVVFLRAEQIDSDFFHGAKLVLFVCLIVWSADSGAYFSGKSFGKHKMAPAVSPNKTIEGLVGGVIAAMLVGWVFADLFAIEFSSLPVMLLTILLTVVISVLGDLVESMFKRVSGIKDSSNIIPGHGGILDRIDSLTAAFPVFALLYFLF, encoded by the coding sequence TTGAAGCAAAGAATTATAACCGCGCTCATTCTTGCCCCTCTGGTGATTGCCGGCATTGTCTATTTGCCGCTGGCTTGGTTTGTGGCCGCTCTGGCCGTTGTTACCTTATTGGGCTTTTGGGAGTGGACTCAGTTTGTAGAGCACTCTTCACGTTACGCTGCGCTGTTACCGGCGGTTATCGTTGGTGGAGCAAGCTTTTTTATTATTTCTCCGGCAGCCGCTGAGCTGCGTGAGCCATCATCACTGCATTACGCTGTGATGTTGATTGGCTCGTTCTGGTGGTTGTACGCCAGTTTTCTCGCCGTCACGTATCCTCAATCCCGCAACAGGTGGGAGGGATGTAACGTCTCGCGCCATGCATTTGGCCTTCTTACATTGCTGCCGTTTTTCTGGAGTGTGGTGTTCCTGCGCGCCGAGCAGATCGACAGTGATTTTTTCCACGGTGCCAAGCTGGTGCTGTTTGTATGTTTGATCGTGTGGTCGGCCGATAGCGGCGCCTATTTTTCCGGTAAAAGTTTCGGTAAGCATAAAATGGCTCCGGCGGTGAGTCCGAATAAAACTATCGAAGGTCTGGTGGGCGGCGTGATCGCAGCCATGCTGGTTGGTTGGGTCTTTGCCGATCTGTTCGCTATCGAATTCAGTTCTTTACCTGTTATGCTGCTGACGATTCTGCTCACTGTGGTTATCTCGGTGCTGGGTGATTTGGTCGAGAGCATGTTTAAACGTGTCTCTGGCATTAAAGACAGCAGCAATATCATTCCCGGACACGGTGGTATTCTGGATCGCATCGATAGCCTGACGGCGGCTTTCCCTGTATTCGCTCTTCTATACTTCTTGTTCTAA
- the ispC gene encoding 1-deoxy-D-xylulose-5-phosphate reductoisomerase — MRKLTILGATGSIGASTLKVVAENPEQFTVVALAAGGNVDKMRELCQRWQPKYAVMATAQAAQILQAQLRELKLNIEVLYGTDAMCQVAACDEVDTVMAAIVGAAGLLPTMAAVKAGKRVLLANKEALVMSGQLFIDAVEEFGAELMPVDSEHNAIFQCLPVEIQTRLGRCDLAQSGVSHILLTGSGGPFRYSDINTLSGVTPQQAIAHPNWSMGPKISVDSATMMNKGLEFIEAKWLFNAAPQQLKVLIHPQSVIHSMVQYRDGSVIAQLGEQDMATPIAHTMAYPERVGAGVAALDFTRLSELTFMDVDYQRYPCLKLAIDACYEGQHATTSLNAANEVAVEAFLNGKIRFTDIATINQQVLSKICGMNNPLHSYTLESLLELDTMARSLASQELKERLL; from the coding sequence ATGCGTAAATTAACGATTCTTGGGGCAACGGGTTCAATCGGAGCCAGTACGCTCAAGGTAGTCGCAGAGAATCCTGAACAATTTACTGTGGTCGCACTGGCGGCAGGTGGCAATGTTGACAAAATGCGTGAGCTTTGCCAGCGTTGGCAGCCTAAATATGCGGTGATGGCCACGGCGCAAGCCGCGCAGATACTGCAGGCGCAGTTGCGTGAACTTAAGCTTAATATCGAGGTGCTGTACGGCACTGACGCTATGTGTCAGGTTGCTGCCTGCGATGAAGTTGACACCGTGATGGCGGCAATTGTCGGTGCGGCGGGTCTGCTGCCGACGATGGCTGCGGTTAAAGCCGGTAAACGCGTTTTGCTCGCCAATAAAGAAGCCCTGGTGATGTCTGGTCAGCTGTTTATCGACGCGGTAGAAGAGTTTGGCGCCGAGTTGATGCCGGTTGACAGCGAGCACAATGCGATTTTTCAGTGCCTGCCAGTGGAGATTCAGACCCGGCTCGGACGTTGTGATCTTGCCCAGAGCGGCGTTTCTCACATTCTGCTGACCGGTTCCGGTGGTCCTTTCCGTTATAGTGATATCAATACGTTATCTGGTGTGACCCCGCAGCAGGCGATTGCGCATCCGAATTGGTCGATGGGGCCGAAAATTTCGGTTGATTCAGCCACCATGATGAACAAAGGGCTGGAATTTATCGAAGCCAAATGGCTGTTTAACGCGGCGCCGCAGCAGCTCAAAGTGCTGATTCATCCCCAATCGGTGATTCACTCCATGGTGCAGTACCGTGATGGCTCCGTGATTGCCCAGCTTGGTGAGCAGGACATGGCGACGCCGATTGCCCATACTATGGCGTATCCTGAACGGGTCGGAGCTGGCGTAGCTGCGCTTGATTTTACCCGTTTAAGTGAACTGACCTTTATGGATGTCGATTATCAGCGCTATCCGTGTCTGAAACTGGCGATCGATGCCTGTTACGAAGGTCAGCATGCGACCACGTCGCTGAATGCGGCTAATGAAGTGGCGGTCGAGGCGTTCTTAAACGGCAAAATCCGCTTTACGGATATCGCAACTATTAATCAGCAGGTGTTGTCTAAAATTTGCGGCATGAATAATCCGTTACATTCCTATACCTTGGAAAGCCTGCTTGAGCTGGATACAATGGCCCGAAGTCTGGCATCTCAGGAATTAAAAGAGCGATTGTTATGA
- the rseP gene encoding sigma E protease regulator RseP, which yields MSGILWNLVSFIVALGILVAVHEYGHFWVARKCGVRVEKFSIGFGKSIWKRIGKDGTEYSIAMIPLGGYVKMLDGRVDDVAPEQQQFAFDKKPLWQRSAIVSAGPVFNFIFAVFAYWLVFMIGIPAVKPVVGTVTPYSIAADAGLQSGMEIKSVSGVETPDWESVNMGLISHIGDQRMTMTVSSPDGVGVDEIKTFDLSGWNFDPETESAMGALGFNPFTPAISPELTSVSAGGAGERAGLQVGDVLTRIDGQPITDWQQVVEAIQAHPEQPLTLDLERDQQSLSVELNPQARELSQGKVIGFAGIAPKIADWPENYRFELQFGVFESIGKAVDKTGQIIDLTISMLKKLLVGDVGLNNLSGPISIAKGAGTTADYGLVYFLGFLALISVNLGIINLVPLPMLDGGHLLFFAIEAVIRRPVPERVQEMGYRIGGMIIFSLMAVAIFNDFTRL from the coding sequence ATGAGTGGCATATTGTGGAATCTGGTGTCTTTTATTGTTGCCTTGGGCATTTTGGTGGCCGTGCATGAATACGGCCATTTTTGGGTAGCAAGAAAATGTGGTGTCCGGGTCGAAAAATTCTCGATCGGCTTTGGTAAGTCGATCTGGAAACGGATCGGTAAAGACGGCACTGAGTACAGTATTGCCATGATTCCGCTTGGCGGTTACGTCAAGATGCTTGACGGGCGTGTCGATGATGTGGCGCCAGAACAGCAGCAGTTTGCGTTTGATAAAAAGCCGCTCTGGCAGCGCAGTGCGATTGTCAGTGCCGGTCCGGTATTTAACTTTATCTTTGCTGTGTTTGCCTACTGGCTGGTGTTTATGATCGGCATTCCGGCGGTTAAGCCGGTGGTTGGCACTGTGACCCCGTATTCAATTGCTGCCGATGCAGGTCTGCAGTCCGGTATGGAAATTAAATCAGTCTCCGGGGTGGAAACGCCGGACTGGGAATCGGTCAACATGGGACTGATTTCCCACATTGGTGACCAGCGCATGACGATGACGGTTTCTTCACCAGACGGTGTCGGGGTCGACGAAATCAAAACTTTTGACCTGAGCGGTTGGAACTTTGATCCTGAAACAGAGTCTGCTATGGGAGCGCTTGGATTTAATCCATTTACCCCTGCTATTTCGCCGGAGTTGACCAGTGTGTCTGCAGGTGGAGCCGGAGAGCGCGCCGGATTACAGGTAGGGGATGTGCTGACCCGCATTGACGGTCAGCCGATTACAGACTGGCAACAGGTGGTTGAGGCGATTCAGGCACACCCTGAGCAACCCTTGACGCTTGACCTTGAGCGTGATCAGCAGAGCCTGTCGGTTGAGCTGAATCCACAGGCGCGAGAGCTGTCTCAAGGAAAAGTGATTGGTTTTGCGGGTATTGCCCCCAAAATCGCAGATTGGCCGGAAAATTATCGATTTGAACTGCAATTTGGTGTATTTGAATCGATCGGAAAAGCGGTTGATAAAACCGGACAGATTATTGATCTGACGATCAGCATGTTGAAGAAACTGCTGGTAGGGGATGTCGGCCTGAATAACCTGAGTGGCCCGATTTCGATCGCGAAAGGGGCAGGGACGACCGCGGATTACGGTCTGGTCTACTTCCTTGGTTTTCTGGCGTTGATCAGCGTTAACTTAGGGATCATTAACCTGGTTCCTTTGCCGATGCTTGATGGCGGCCACCTGCTGTTTTTTGCCATTGAGGCTGTCATTCGTCGTCCGGTACCGGAAAGAGTACAGGAAATGGGGTACCGCATCGGTGGTATGATCATTTTCTCTCTGATGGCCGTGGCAATATTTAACGATTTTACTCGCCTGTGA
- the bamA gene encoding outer membrane protein assembly factor BamA, with the protein MAMKKILFATLLATSVSAHSAENFVVQDIQIEGLQRVALGAALLKMPVRVGDTVDSQDVAEIIKALYASGNFENVKVLRDGDTLMVQVKERPTIASVSFSGNKAIKEEQLQQNLDASGIRVGEALDRTKLSNIEKGLEDFYYSVGKYNATVKAVVTPLPRNRADLKFVFTEGVSAKIQQINFIGNDVFSDEELRSRFNLNVDVAWWNFLSDDKYQKQVLAGDIEALRSFYLDRGYLKFQVDSTNVSISPDKKGVYITMNLNEGKPYTVKDVKFRGELIGKEDDFKAMIPFELGETYQGSAVTELEESIKRELGEAGYAYPQVRTIPEFDDETQQVSLVINVETGKRMYVRDIRFVGNNATKDEVLRREMRQMEGSWLNSKAIDTGKARLNRLGFFETVDVQTVRVPGTDDQVDLVYNVKEANSGSVNFGVGYGTESGVSFTVGLTQDNFLGTGNRVGINATTNDYQRNITLEYRDPYWNIDGVSLGGKVFFNKFEASEAGIVDYTNESYGTSLTWGFPFDELNRFEFGVGYTHNKIGNLTPYLQVEQFLRAQESNMDSDGSLITDDFDINVAWTRNNLNKGYFPTAGNYQRASAKMTVPGSDAKYFKLQYDVRQYIPLTKKHEFTLLLRGRLGYGNGYGQTDGKDNLYPFYENFYAGGFTSLRGFGSNSAGPKAVYRDYSGSNNGADTATDDSVGGNAVALGSVELIVPTPFASDEARNQIRTSIFYDMASVWDTEFDYRDAGAAYGANYYYDYSDPTNYRSSYGVALQWMSPMGPLVFSLAKPIEKYEGDDEEFFTFTIGRTF; encoded by the coding sequence ATGGCAATGAAAAAAATCCTGTTCGCGACACTGCTCGCAACAAGCGTGTCAGCGCACAGTGCCGAAAACTTTGTTGTGCAGGACATTCAAATTGAGGGTTTGCAACGCGTAGCGCTGGGTGCCGCATTATTGAAAATGCCGGTACGGGTTGGCGATACCGTGGATTCTCAGGACGTGGCCGAGATCATTAAAGCCCTTTACGCCTCCGGTAACTTTGAAAATGTCAAAGTGCTGCGTGACGGCGATACTTTGATGGTGCAGGTCAAAGAGCGCCCGACAATTGCTAGTGTCTCTTTCTCTGGCAACAAGGCAATTAAAGAAGAGCAGTTGCAACAGAACCTGGACGCTTCCGGCATCCGCGTCGGTGAGGCACTGGATCGGACCAAGCTGAGCAACATCGAAAAAGGTCTGGAAGATTTCTATTACAGTGTAGGTAAATACAACGCCACGGTTAAAGCGGTTGTGACACCGCTACCGCGTAACCGTGCCGACCTTAAATTTGTCTTCACCGAAGGTGTCTCGGCTAAAATTCAGCAGATTAACTTTATCGGTAATGATGTCTTCTCAGATGAAGAGCTGCGCTCACGTTTTAATCTCAATGTGGATGTCGCGTGGTGGAATTTCCTGTCTGATGACAAGTATCAGAAGCAGGTTCTGGCCGGTGATATTGAAGCCCTGCGCTCTTTCTATCTCGATCGTGGTTACCTGAAGTTCCAGGTTGACTCAACCAACGTCTCTATCTCACCCGATAAAAAGGGTGTTTATATCACCATGAACCTCAACGAGGGCAAGCCTTATACGGTGAAGGATGTCAAATTCCGTGGTGAGCTGATCGGCAAAGAAGATGACTTCAAAGCCATGATTCCGTTTGAGCTGGGTGAAACCTATCAGGGTTCAGCGGTAACGGAGCTGGAAGAGTCAATCAAACGTGAACTGGGTGAAGCAGGTTATGCTTATCCTCAGGTGCGTACTATCCCTGAATTTGACGATGAAACGCAGCAGGTATCGCTGGTGATTAACGTTGAAACGGGCAAACGTATGTATGTACGTGACATTCGTTTTGTCGGTAACAATGCGACCAAAGATGAAGTGCTGCGTCGTGAGATGCGTCAGATGGAAGGCTCTTGGCTGAACTCGAAAGCGATTGATACCGGCAAAGCCCGTCTCAACCGTCTTGGTTTCTTCGAAACCGTCGATGTACAGACGGTACGTGTACCGGGGACTGATGACCAGGTTGACCTGGTGTATAACGTCAAAGAAGCTAACTCAGGCAGCGTCAACTTTGGGGTCGGTTACGGGACCGAATCGGGCGTGAGCTTTACCGTGGGCCTGACTCAGGATAACTTCCTTGGTACCGGTAACCGGGTTGGTATTAACGCGACCACCAACGATTATCAGCGTAACATCACACTGGAATATCGTGATCCGTACTGGAACATCGACGGGGTCAGCCTGGGTGGCAAAGTGTTCTTCAACAAGTTTGAAGCATCAGAAGCCGGTATTGTTGACTATACCAACGAAAGTTATGGCACCAGTCTGACCTGGGGTTTCCCGTTTGACGAACTGAACCGTTTTGAGTTTGGTGTCGGTTACACCCACAACAAGATCGGTAACCTGACGCCTTACCTGCAGGTCGAGCAGTTCCTGCGTGCTCAGGAAAGTAATATGGACTCAGACGGCAGTCTGATTACCGATGACTTTGATATCAACGTGGCCTGGACCCGCAATAACCTCAACAAAGGTTACTTCCCGACTGCGGGTAACTATCAGCGTGCGTCGGCTAAAATGACCGTACCTGGCTCGGATGCCAAGTACTTTAAACTGCAATATGATGTGCGTCAGTACATTCCGCTGACCAAAAAGCATGAGTTTACGCTGTTACTGCGTGGCCGCTTGGGTTACGGTAACGGCTATGGTCAGACCGACGGCAAAGATAACCTCTATCCGTTCTATGAAAACTTTTACGCGGGTGGCTTTACCTCTCTGCGTGGATTTGGCTCGAACTCTGCTGGTCCAAAAGCGGTATATCGTGATTACTCTGGCTCGAACAACGGTGCGGATACTGCGACCGATGATTCAGTGGGTGGTAACGCGGTTGCCCTCGGCAGCGTGGAGCTGATCGTTCCGACGCCTTTTGCATCGGACGAAGCACGTAACCAGATTCGTACCAGTATTTTCTACGATATGGCCAGCGTGTGGGATACCGAATTTGACTACCGTGATGCTGGTGCCGCTTACGGGGCCAACTATTACTACGATTACTCGGACCCAACCAACTACCGCTCATCTTACGGTGTGGCGTTGCAATGGATGTCGCCGATGGGACCACTGGTGTTCTCACTGGCGAAACCTATTGAGAAATACGAAGGTGACGATGAAGAATTCTTCACTTTCACAATCGGACGAACCTTCTAA
- a CDS encoding OmpH family outer membrane protein — MKNIIKAAGVSLIVLSSSFIAQAAEAAQKVGFINTAQVFQALPQRDVVLQKMQEEFKDKAAELQSIQAEAKTKIEKLKRDSELMSEADVEKLRIEIGQLDSKYKIKAQALDQASKRREAEEKQKLFKVIQDAVQKVAEKDGYDMIIDVSAMQYGKPEYNISEQVIKAIK, encoded by the coding sequence TTGAAAAACATCATCAAAGCGGCAGGTGTTAGCCTTATTGTACTCAGCTCTTCATTTATTGCGCAGGCGGCTGAAGCTGCGCAAAAAGTGGGTTTCATTAACACTGCACAAGTCTTCCAGGCTCTGCCACAGCGTGATGTGGTTCTGCAAAAAATGCAGGAAGAGTTCAAGGATAAAGCGGCCGAACTGCAAAGCATTCAGGCTGAAGCTAAGACCAAAATCGAGAAACTGAAACGCGATTCAGAACTGATGAGCGAAGCAGATGTAGAGAAACTGCGTATTGAGATTGGTCAGCTGGACAGCAAGTACAAGATCAAAGCACAGGCACTGGATCAAGCATCTAAGCGTCGTGAAGCAGAAGAGAAACAAAAACTGTTCAAAGTGATTCAGGATGCAGTACAAAAAGTAGCAGAAAAAGACGGCTACGATATGATCATTGACGTAAGCGCAATGCAATACGGCAAACCTGAGTACAATATTTCCGAACAAGTTATCAAAGCAATCAAATAA
- the lpxD gene encoding UDP-3-O-(3-hydroxymyristoyl)glucosamine N-acyltransferase encodes MTTLTLAELATITGGEVHGDSSAVVSAVAPMNRAQQGDVTFLSNPKYSKHLAECQATVIMVKAEQQALCPSNVLVVADPYVAFAKVAQALDTTPAPAKGGIAPSAVVAEDAKLGNNVSIGANAVIESGAELGDNVVIGPGCFIGQNAKLGNNTKLWANVSIYHDVVIGTDCLVQSGTVIGSDGFGYANERGEWIKIPQLGSVRIGHRVEIGACTTIDRGALDDTVIEDNVILDNQLQIAHNVHIGYGTAMAGGTIVAGSTTIGKYCIIGGASVINGHITIADGVTITGMGMVMRSIDEKGMYSSGIPLQPNKEWRKTATRVHRIDEMNKRLKAVEKLLEQKAES; translated from the coding sequence ATGACTACACTAACTTTAGCCGAATTGGCAACGATTACTGGGGGGGAGGTTCACGGTGACAGCAGTGCTGTAGTATCTGCCGTTGCGCCGATGAATCGCGCACAGCAGGGAGATGTAACCTTCCTGTCAAATCCGAAATACAGTAAACACCTGGCAGAGTGTCAAGCCACCGTCATCATGGTCAAAGCGGAGCAGCAGGCGCTATGCCCATCAAATGTTCTGGTGGTTGCAGACCCTTACGTGGCGTTTGCTAAGGTGGCACAGGCTCTGGATACCACTCCGGCTCCGGCTAAAGGTGGCATTGCACCGAGTGCAGTGGTGGCCGAGGACGCTAAGTTAGGAAATAATGTTTCAATTGGCGCCAATGCGGTGATTGAGTCTGGCGCTGAGCTGGGTGACAACGTCGTGATTGGCCCAGGTTGCTTTATTGGCCAAAATGCTAAGCTGGGTAACAATACTAAGCTGTGGGCTAACGTCAGCATTTATCATGATGTTGTTATCGGTACGGACTGCCTGGTGCAGTCCGGCACTGTGATTGGCTCGGATGGTTTCGGCTATGCCAATGAGCGTGGCGAGTGGATTAAAATTCCTCAGTTGGGTTCAGTGCGTATCGGTCACCGGGTTGAGATCGGGGCGTGTACCACCATTGACCGTGGTGCGCTCGATGACACCGTGATCGAAGACAACGTTATTCTCGATAACCAGCTGCAAATCGCCCACAACGTGCACATCGGATATGGTACAGCCATGGCCGGTGGTACCATTGTGGCCGGTAGTACGACGATCGGTAAATACTGTATCATTGGCGGCGCGTCGGTAATTAACGGCCATATCACAATTGCAGATGGCGTGACTATTACCGGAATGGGCATGGTGATGCGCAGTATTGATGAGAAGGGCATGTACTCTTCAGGCATCCCGCTGCAACCCAATAAAGAGTGGCGTAAGACAGCAACACGCGTTCATCGTATTGATGAGATGAATAAGCGCTTAAAAGCGGTAGAGAAGCTGCTTGAGCAAAAAGCGGAATCATAA
- the fabZ gene encoding 3-hydroxyacyl-ACP dehydratase FabZ — translation MNITEIQELLPHRYPFLLIDRVTDYEEGKYLIGLKNVSVNEPQFTGHFPQLPVFPGVLILEAMAQATGLLAFKTFGAPKENELYYFASIDNAKFRKPVGPGDQLMIEVEFVKERRGIALFNGVAKVDGEVVCSAELKCARREF, via the coding sequence ATGAATATCACTGAAATTCAGGAGCTTCTTCCTCACCGTTACCCTTTTCTGCTGATTGATCGCGTAACGGATTATGAAGAAGGTAAATACCTGATTGGCCTTAAGAATGTTTCAGTGAATGAACCTCAGTTCACCGGTCATTTTCCCCAGCTTCCAGTCTTTCCTGGTGTACTGATCCTTGAAGCCATGGCACAGGCAACCGGCCTGCTGGCATTCAAAACCTTCGGTGCGCCAAAAGAAAACGAGCTGTACTACTTTGCCAGCATCGACAACGCAAAATTCCGTAAACCAGTGGGTCCTGGCGACCAGCTGATGATCGAAGTGGAATTCGTTAAAGAGCGTCGCGGTATCGCCCTGTTCAATGGCGTTGCGAAAGTTGACGGTGAAGTGGTGTGTTCAGCTGAACTGAAATGTGCACGCAGAGAATTTTAA
- the lpxA gene encoding acyl-ACP--UDP-N-acetylglucosamine O-acyltransferase codes for MIHETAQIHPAAVVEDGAVIGAHVTVGPFTYITAGVTIGEGTEVMSHVVIKGNTVIGKDNRIFPHAVIGEENQDKKYGGEDTRVIIGDRNVIREAVQIHRGTTQDKHETVVGNDNLLCVNAHIAHDVIVGNHTHIGNNAILGGHVTVHDYAGVMALSAIHPFCSVGAYAYIGGCSAVVQDVPAYVLAQGNHASPFGLNLVGLKRNGFEKAEIRALQKAYKEIYRAGKTQAEALVVLKEMAAEWSSVQRFVDLLESSERGIIR; via the coding sequence ATGATCCACGAAACGGCACAAATCCACCCGGCAGCGGTGGTCGAAGACGGCGCAGTGATTGGCGCTCATGTCACGGTTGGGCCATTTACTTACATTACCGCCGGCGTCACCATTGGTGAAGGCACGGAAGTGATGTCGCATGTTGTGATCAAAGGCAACACAGTAATCGGCAAAGACAACCGCATTTTCCCGCATGCTGTCATTGGTGAAGAGAACCAGGACAAGAAGTACGGCGGTGAAGATACGCGCGTTATCATCGGTGACCGTAACGTCATTCGTGAAGCAGTCCAGATCCACCGAGGTACCACGCAGGATAAACACGAAACCGTGGTCGGCAACGACAACCTGTTGTGTGTCAATGCGCACATTGCGCACGATGTGATTGTGGGTAACCACACACACATTGGTAACAACGCCATTCTGGGCGGTCACGTGACTGTGCATGATTACGCAGGTGTCATGGCTCTGTCGGCGATTCACCCGTTCTGCTCAGTTGGCGCTTATGCCTACATCGGCGGCTGTTCTGCCGTGGTTCAGGATGTGCCGGCTTACGTGCTGGCGCAGGGTAACCATGCGTCTCCGTTTGGTCTTAACCTGGTTGGTCTTAAGCGTAACGGCTTTGAAAAAGCAGAAATTCGTGCTTTGCAAAAAGCGTACAAAGAGATCTACCGCGCCGGTAAGACTCAGGCTGAAGCCCTGGTTGTATTGAAAGAGATGGCGGCTGAGTGGTCATCTGTACAGCGCTTTGTTGACCTGCTGGAGAGCTCTGAGCGTGGCATTATCCGCTAA